A part of Myxococcus landrumus genomic DNA contains:
- the hpt gene encoding hypoxanthine phosphoribosyltransferase: protein MAFYEQEVGVLIPEDKLQARVRELGAQITRDYAGKELTFVCVLKGSTFFAMDLARAVDLPLTMEFLGVSSYQGGTETTGEVRITTDVSKPMAGKHLLIIEDIIDTGLTMSFLLENLRARHPASLKLCSLLEKPSRARTKIDIDYKGFVIDDHFVVGYGLDYGEKLRNVPFIGVMKGK, encoded by the coding sequence TTGGCGTTCTACGAGCAGGAAGTCGGAGTCCTGATTCCCGAGGACAAGCTGCAGGCCCGCGTGCGGGAGCTGGGCGCGCAAATCACCCGGGACTACGCGGGCAAGGAGCTCACGTTCGTCTGTGTGCTCAAGGGCTCCACGTTCTTCGCCATGGACCTGGCGCGAGCGGTGGACCTGCCGCTGACGATGGAGTTCCTGGGGGTGTCCAGCTACCAGGGCGGCACGGAGACGACGGGGGAGGTGCGCATCACCACCGACGTCAGCAAGCCCATGGCGGGCAAGCACCTGCTCATCATCGAGGACATCATCGACACGGGGCTCACCATGAGCTTCCTGCTGGAGAACCTGCGGGCCCGGCACCCGGCGTCGCTGAAGCTGTGCTCGCTGCTGGAGAAGCCGTCGCGCGCCCGGACGAAGATTGACATCGACTACAAGGGCTTCGTCATCGACGACCACTTCGTGGTGGGCTACGGCCTGGACTACGGAGAGAAGCTCCGCAACGTGCCATTCATTGGCGTGATGAAGGGCAAGTAG
- the aqpZ gene encoding aquaporin Z, whose amino-acid sequence MRSSRDRKAPAAVVAAKGDDAMRKYVAEFVGTFVLVLGGVGAAVLAGDRIGFLGVSFAFGLSLLAMVYVIGPISGCHVNPAVTMGLSLAGKFENKHILGYIVAQCLGACLAAGVVLAIAKGIPGGYQASISGLGSNGYGIASPEGYSAGAAFLTEVALTFLLVLTVLGATDARAPVGFAGLAIGLVLTLIHLVGIPVTNTSVNPARSLGPALFAGGTALGQLWLFIIAPLLGSGLAAAVYRTLFRPVAAISARTAERSLDAQRAQRIAEDRGDRTHSPV is encoded by the coding sequence ATGCGTTCATCCAGGGACAGGAAGGCCCCGGCCGCCGTCGTCGCGGCCAAGGGCGATGATGCGATGAGGAAGTACGTGGCCGAGTTCGTCGGGACGTTCGTCTTGGTGCTCGGCGGTGTGGGAGCGGCCGTGCTGGCGGGGGACCGCATCGGTTTCCTGGGTGTCTCGTTTGCCTTTGGCCTGTCGCTGCTGGCCATGGTGTATGTCATTGGCCCCATCTCCGGCTGCCATGTGAATCCCGCGGTGACGATGGGGTTGTCCCTGGCGGGCAAGTTCGAGAACAAGCACATCCTGGGCTACATCGTGGCGCAGTGCCTGGGGGCCTGCCTTGCGGCGGGGGTGGTGCTGGCCATCGCGAAGGGGATTCCCGGGGGCTACCAGGCCTCCATCTCGGGGCTGGGCTCCAACGGGTATGGCATTGCGTCTCCGGAAGGGTACAGCGCGGGGGCGGCCTTCCTGACGGAGGTGGCGCTCACCTTCCTGCTCGTGCTGACGGTGCTGGGGGCGACGGACGCGAGGGCCCCGGTGGGCTTCGCGGGGCTGGCCATCGGCCTTGTGTTGACGCTCATCCACCTGGTGGGCATCCCGGTGACGAACACCTCGGTGAATCCCGCGCGCAGCCTGGGGCCGGCGCTGTTCGCCGGGGGCACGGCGCTGGGGCAGTTGTGGTTGTTCATCATCGCGCCGCTGCTGGGCAGTGGGCTGGCGGCGGCGGTGTACCGCACGCTGTTCCGCCCCGTGGCGGCCATCTCCGCGCGCACGGCGGAGCGGTCGCTGGATGCGCAGCGGGCCCAGCGCATCGCCGAGGACCGGGGAGACCGGACGCACTCGCCGGTGTGA
- a CDS encoding site-2 protease family protein: MERATLLFWLWMLFFAVNVLWALGQTAVASSFGARPTSVRLGYGPTLFTVTLSGIQWSLRPIALGSSVGFDAPPPEGAKDAAPENRLRRLPVGPHLAVILVPWLFLVGVAMACLGAREGLGQFLSGFAIPFQPAALPGRLERFIALLQSGEVLRAWGLASAKLAALNLLPVPILAGGAALLLPWRNRPVPVWVAGLNFLALAFFLPWACYTLYLLGGVIFR; this comes from the coding sequence ATGGAACGTGCCACCCTGCTCTTCTGGCTCTGGATGCTCTTCTTCGCCGTCAACGTCCTCTGGGCCCTGGGCCAGACCGCGGTGGCCAGCTCCTTCGGGGCTCGCCCCACGTCGGTCCGGCTGGGCTACGGGCCCACGCTGTTCACGGTGACGTTGAGCGGAATCCAGTGGTCGCTGCGCCCCATCGCCCTGGGCAGCTCGGTGGGCTTCGACGCCCCGCCCCCGGAGGGCGCCAAGGACGCGGCCCCGGAGAACCGCCTGCGTCGGCTCCCCGTGGGCCCGCACCTGGCCGTCATCCTCGTCCCCTGGCTCTTCCTGGTGGGCGTCGCCATGGCGTGCCTGGGCGCGCGGGAGGGGCTGGGCCAGTTCCTCTCGGGCTTCGCCATCCCCTTCCAGCCCGCCGCGCTCCCAGGCCGCCTGGAGCGCTTCATCGCCCTACTTCAGTCAGGCGAGGTGCTGCGGGCCTGGGGCCTCGCCAGCGCCAAGCTGGCCGCCCTCAACCTGCTGCCCGTGCCCATCCTGGCGGGAGGCGCGGCGCTGCTGCTCCCCTGGCGCAACCGGCCCGTGCCCGTGTGGGTCGCGGGCCTCAACTTCCTGGCGCTGGCCTTCTTCCTGCCCTGGGCCTGCTACACCCTCTACCTGCTCGGCGGCGTCATCTTCCGCTGA
- the spoVG gene encoding septation regulator SpoVG — MNITDVRVFPVEEDKLKAYVTITLDHCFVIRDLKVIHGSSGLFIAMPAKKRKDGTYKDIAHPLNADTRSQMERVILIEYERHLHQAQAGTLGPMPADLD, encoded by the coding sequence ATGAACATCACCGACGTCCGGGTGTTTCCGGTCGAAGAGGACAAGCTCAAGGCGTACGTCACCATCACCCTGGATCACTGCTTCGTCATACGCGACTTGAAGGTCATCCACGGCTCCTCGGGGCTGTTCATCGCGATGCCGGCGAAGAAGCGCAAGGATGGGACGTACAAGGATATAGCCCACCCGCTCAACGCGGATACACGCAGCCAGATGGAGCGTGTCATCCTCATCGAGTACGAGCGGCACCTCCATCAGGCGCAAGCCGGGACGCTTGGTCCGATGCCAGCGGATCTCGACTAA
- the rpsR gene encoding 30S ribosomal protein S18, translated as MSNGMDSKTGSSAAGGRSGGFGGGGPRGDRGGDRGDRGGDRGDRGMGGDDEKRGGGRGFSRKKICRFCAEKNASVDFKDQATLKYFVTERGKIIPRRISGNCAKHQREVATAIKRARGIALLPYNAVVG; from the coding sequence ATGAGCAACGGTATGGACAGCAAGACGGGCTCTTCGGCGGCGGGCGGCCGCAGTGGTGGCTTCGGCGGCGGTGGCCCTCGCGGTGATCGCGGTGGCGACCGGGGTGACCGCGGTGGCGACCGGGGTGACCGTGGCATGGGCGGCGATGATGAGAAGCGCGGCGGTGGCCGTGGCTTCAGCCGCAAGAAGATCTGCCGGTTCTGCGCGGAGAAGAACGCGTCGGTGGATTTCAAGGACCAGGCGACGTTGAAGTACTTCGTCACCGAGCGCGGCAAGATCATTCCCCGCCGCATCTCCGGCAACTGCGCGAAGCACCAGCGTGAGGTGGCCACGGCCATCAAGCGCGCTCGTGGCATCGCGCTGCTCCCCTACAACGCGGTGGTCGGCTGA
- a CDS encoding uracil phosphoribosyltransferase, translating to MRDTLYANVPFQLNEMTHHYGRNVHLVGNPFLLSQLATLCAKGVIQPQINRLVETLYVDLVKTVVNAEFPRKMVSLPTRMIDYTPQGLYQGEVIDPQVRVVTVNIARAGTLPSQVTYDLLNATVDPTVVRQDHIIMSRMIDAAESVVGSQIGGAKIGGDVDDAIVLFPDPMGATGGSLSTAIKLYKEKVPGTPRRIITLNLIVTPEYLRKMTTDHPDVIIYALRLDRGLSPPEVFGTAPGALWEKERGLDDRQYIVPGGGGFGEIMNNAYV from the coding sequence ATGCGTGACACCCTGTACGCGAACGTGCCCTTCCAGTTGAACGAGATGACCCACCACTATGGACGAAACGTCCATCTGGTCGGCAATCCGTTCCTGCTCTCCCAGTTGGCCACGTTGTGCGCCAAGGGGGTCATCCAGCCGCAAATCAACCGGCTGGTGGAGACGCTCTACGTCGACCTGGTGAAGACGGTGGTGAACGCGGAGTTCCCCCGGAAGATGGTGAGCCTGCCCACGCGGATGATTGATTACACGCCGCAGGGGCTCTACCAGGGCGAGGTCATCGACCCGCAGGTCCGGGTGGTGACGGTGAACATCGCGCGGGCGGGCACGCTGCCGTCGCAGGTGACGTACGACCTGCTCAACGCGACGGTGGACCCGACGGTGGTGCGCCAGGACCACATCATCATGAGCCGGATGATCGACGCGGCCGAGTCGGTGGTGGGCTCGCAGATTGGCGGCGCGAAGATTGGCGGGGACGTGGATGACGCCATCGTGCTGTTCCCGGACCCGATGGGCGCCACGGGTGGCAGCCTGTCCACGGCCATCAAGCTCTACAAGGAAAAGGTGCCCGGCACGCCCCGGCGCATCATCACCCTGAACCTCATCGTCACGCCGGAGTACCTGCGGAAGATGACGACGGACCACCCGGACGTCATCATCTACGCGCTCCGGTTGGACCGGGGCCTGTCTCCTCCGGAGGTGTTCGGCACGGCGCCGGGCGCGCTCTGGGAGAAGGAGCGGGGCCTGGATGACCGGCAGTACATCGTCCCCGGAGGCGGCGGCTTCGGGGAGATCATGAACAACGCCTACGTGTAG
- the rplI gene encoding 50S ribosomal protein L9, with amino-acid sequence MKVILREDIENLGKSGELVTVKDGFGRNYLLPRKKAVLASEQNLRQLEHEKAVITARNAKLKGAAEEQAKKVGSIKVTIKRKVGEQDKLFGSVTALDIAEAVASQGQTVDRRAIHLPEPIKTLGNFEVELRLHREVTAKIKVEVAAE; translated from the coding sequence ATGAAGGTCATTCTGCGTGAGGACATCGAGAACCTCGGCAAGTCCGGGGAGCTCGTCACCGTGAAGGACGGCTTCGGCCGCAACTACCTCCTGCCTCGCAAGAAGGCGGTTCTGGCCAGCGAGCAGAACCTCCGTCAGCTCGAGCACGAGAAGGCGGTCATCACCGCCCGCAACGCCAAGCTGAAGGGCGCCGCGGAGGAGCAGGCGAAGAAGGTCGGCTCCATCAAGGTCACCATCAAGCGCAAGGTCGGCGAGCAGGACAAGCTGTTCGGCTCCGTCACCGCGCTGGACATCGCCGAGGCCGTGGCGTCCCAGGGCCAGACGGTGGACCGTCGCGCCATCCACCTGCCCGAGCCCATCAAGACGCTGGGCAACTTCGAGGTGGAGCTGCGCCTGCACCGCGAGGTGACGGCGAAGATCAAGGTCGAGGTCGCCGCCGAGTAA
- a CDS encoding ribose-phosphate pyrophosphokinase, whose amino-acid sequence MLPRDFKIFAGNSNPGLAHRICEYLKRPLGKAEVGRFSDGEIHVEIGENVRGQDVFILQSTCPPANDHLMELLIMCDALKRASAGSITAVMPYYGYARQDRKVAPRTPITAKLIADLLEVAGAERVVSMDMHAGQIQGFFNIPSDHLYGSPVFLEDLRKRFPESQELVIVSPDAGGVERARAYSKRLNTGLAIIDKRRPRPNASEVMNLIGDVSGKDAVLVDDMVDTAGTLAQAAAALKAKGARRVVAYAVHPILSGPAIQRIQDSVLEEVVFTDTVQLSPAAQACSKIRVLNTDRLFGEAIARIHRADSLSSLFV is encoded by the coding sequence ATGCTGCCGCGCGACTTCAAGATCTTCGCCGGGAACTCGAATCCCGGCCTGGCTCACCGAATCTGCGAGTACCTCAAGCGCCCCCTCGGCAAGGCAGAAGTGGGCCGCTTCTCCGACGGTGAGATTCACGTCGAGATTGGAGAGAACGTCCGTGGCCAGGACGTGTTCATCCTCCAGTCCACGTGCCCGCCGGCCAATGACCACCTGATGGAGCTGCTCATCATGTGCGACGCCCTGAAGAGGGCGAGCGCCGGCTCCATCACCGCCGTGATGCCGTACTACGGCTACGCGCGGCAGGACCGGAAGGTGGCGCCGCGCACGCCCATCACCGCCAAGCTCATCGCGGACCTGCTGGAGGTCGCGGGCGCCGAGCGCGTGGTGTCCATGGACATGCACGCGGGGCAGATCCAGGGCTTCTTCAACATCCCCTCGGACCACCTGTATGGCTCGCCGGTGTTCCTCGAGGACCTGCGCAAGCGCTTCCCGGAGTCGCAGGAGCTCGTCATCGTCTCGCCGGACGCGGGCGGTGTGGAGCGCGCGCGCGCCTACTCCAAGCGCCTGAACACGGGCCTGGCCATCATCGACAAGCGCCGTCCGCGCCCCAACGCCTCCGAGGTAATGAACCTCATTGGCGACGTGTCTGGGAAGGACGCGGTGCTGGTGGACGACATGGTGGACACCGCCGGCACGCTGGCCCAGGCCGCCGCGGCCCTCAAGGCCAAGGGCGCCCGCCGCGTGGTCGCCTACGCCGTGCACCCCATCCTCTCTGGCCCGGCCATCCAGCGCATCCAGGACTCTGTTCTGGAAGAGGTCGTCTTCACGGACACCGTGCAGCTTTCGCCCGCGGCGCAGGCGTGCTCGAAGATTCGCGTGCTCAACACGGATCGCCTCTTCGGCGAGGCCATTGCCCGCATCCACCGGGCCGACTCGCTCAGCTCGCTGTTCGTCTGA
- the pth gene encoding aminoacyl-tRNA hydrolase, with protein MKLICGLGNPGREYERHRHNIGFMVVEALLPRARAELNQEKFAAKVGQGTLAGERVLFIEPQTFMNLSGRSVAEAARFYKVAPEDVLVIHDELDLPLGRLQLKAGGGSGGHNGLKSIVSSLGSETFVRLRFGIDKPAGPNARERVAGYVLSNFDDGERRQLDELIARAVDVTECWVRDGLSVAMNRFNRKA; from the coding sequence ATGAAGCTCATCTGTGGATTGGGCAACCCGGGGCGCGAGTACGAGCGGCACCGGCACAACATCGGGTTCATGGTGGTGGAGGCGCTGCTTCCCCGGGCTCGCGCGGAGCTGAACCAGGAGAAGTTCGCCGCGAAGGTGGGCCAGGGGACGCTTGCGGGAGAGCGTGTCCTCTTCATCGAGCCACAGACCTTCATGAACCTGTCCGGCCGCTCGGTGGCGGAGGCGGCGCGCTTCTACAAGGTCGCCCCCGAGGACGTGCTGGTCATCCACGACGAGTTGGACCTGCCGCTGGGCCGGCTGCAGCTCAAGGCGGGCGGCGGCAGCGGCGGCCACAACGGCCTGAAGAGCATCGTCTCCAGCCTGGGCTCGGAGACCTTCGTCCGCCTGCGCTTCGGCATCGACAAGCCCGCGGGCCCCAACGCCCGCGAGCGCGTGGCCGGCTACGTCCTGTCCAACTTCGACGACGGGGAGCGCCGCCAGCTCGACGAGCTGATCGCCCGAGCCGTGGACGTGACGGAGTGCTGGGTGCGGGACGGGCTGTCGGTGGCGATGAACCGCTTCAACCGGAAGGCCTGA
- a CDS encoding DUF5658 family protein encodes MATTVVEQVRGAVRSERASYYASPASVALLMLNLMDGLFTLLFLQLGVAEELNPLMRLAYEQSPLFFMFAKLLIVNAGLWLLCLHRRLRASRIAIRAGAVVYGIIVIYHLAFLTHLVLHWPGALG; translated from the coding sequence GTGGCGACGACGGTGGTGGAGCAGGTTCGAGGCGCGGTCCGGAGCGAGCGGGCTTCCTATTACGCGTCACCCGCGTCGGTGGCGCTGTTGATGCTGAACCTGATGGACGGACTGTTCACCCTGCTCTTCCTTCAACTGGGTGTGGCGGAGGAGCTCAACCCGCTGATGCGCCTGGCGTACGAGCAGTCACCGCTCTTCTTCATGTTCGCCAAGCTGCTCATCGTGAATGCGGGGCTGTGGCTGCTCTGCCTGCACCGACGGCTGCGCGCCAGCCGCATCGCCATCCGCGCGGGCGCCGTCGTGTACGGCATCATCGTCATCTACCATCTGGCTTTTCTGACCCACCTGGTTCTGCATTGGCCGGGAGCCCTTGGGTAG
- a CDS encoding acyltransferase family protein, translating into MSTPAPFPASPSESHRPDLDWLRVVAILVLHFFHTGMMFNTWDWHLKSPVALPSLEWTMDILHHVRMPLLMVISGVGTALALRHRSVRAFAGDRARRLLVPVLFGMLVVVPPQIYVERVFRGEFQGGYADFYPSVFALVPYPAGSLSWHHLWFVVYLFVYCVLALPLFALLGQPRAKPWLEKLEAWLCRGANGVWLAAPLVLNDLWLHTYPVTHALVDDPQNFGHYGLLFLMGHTLGRAPRLWEVLVERRWVLLGVSAVLFAVMAPENEFPLVPEMLGRGTSQWLFILTALAWARRSIQTRRPWLRYAAERSYPFYILHQTVIIVVGFALLRLPVGPWTLFACVLVSSFLATWVLSEAVARLSWLRPFFGLKARAPRARPAIPAASPGHTA; encoded by the coding sequence ATGAGCACGCCCGCGCCCTTCCCCGCCTCGCCGAGTGAATCCCACCGCCCCGACCTGGACTGGCTCCGAGTGGTCGCCATCCTGGTGCTGCACTTCTTCCACACGGGGATGATGTTCAACACGTGGGACTGGCACCTCAAGTCCCCCGTGGCGCTCCCTTCGCTGGAGTGGACCATGGACATCCTGCACCACGTGCGCATGCCGCTGCTGATGGTCATCTCCGGCGTGGGCACGGCGCTCGCGCTGCGGCATCGCTCCGTGCGGGCGTTCGCGGGCGACCGGGCCCGGCGGCTGCTGGTGCCGGTGCTCTTCGGCATGCTCGTGGTGGTGCCGCCGCAGATCTACGTGGAGCGGGTGTTCCGGGGAGAGTTCCAGGGCGGCTATGCGGACTTCTATCCGTCCGTGTTCGCGCTCGTGCCCTACCCCGCTGGGAGCTTGAGCTGGCACCACCTGTGGTTCGTCGTCTACCTCTTCGTCTACTGCGTGCTCGCGTTGCCGCTGTTCGCCCTGCTGGGCCAGCCGCGCGCGAAGCCCTGGCTGGAGAAGCTGGAGGCGTGGCTGTGCCGGGGAGCGAACGGGGTGTGGTTGGCCGCACCGCTCGTGCTCAATGACCTGTGGCTGCACACGTACCCGGTGACACATGCGCTGGTCGATGACCCACAGAACTTCGGCCACTATGGGCTGCTGTTCCTCATGGGGCACACCCTTGGCCGGGCCCCGCGCCTCTGGGAGGTGCTGGTGGAGCGCCGATGGGTGCTCCTGGGAGTCTCCGCGGTGCTCTTCGCGGTGATGGCGCCGGAGAACGAGTTCCCGCTCGTGCCGGAGATGCTCGGCCGCGGAACGTCGCAGTGGCTGTTCATCCTCACGGCGCTGGCGTGGGCGCGCAGGTCCATCCAGACGCGGCGCCCGTGGCTGCGGTACGCGGCGGAGCGCTCGTATCCGTTCTACATCCTCCACCAGACGGTCATCATCGTCGTGGGCTTCGCCCTGCTGCGGCTGCCGGTGGGCCCCTGGACGCTCTTCGCCTGCGTGCTGGTGTCGTCCTTCCTGGCCACGTGGGTGCTCAGCGAGGCGGTGGCCCGCCTGTCCTGGCTGCGGCCCTTCTTCGGCCTGAAGGCCCGCGCGCCCCGGGCCCGGCCCGCGATTCCCGCCGCGTCTCCCGGGCATACTGCGTGA
- a CDS encoding LysE family translocator, with protein sequence MLFEPTRLLAFLLAGVALNLTPGPDTMYVLARSMGQGRSAGFVSALGICVGCLFHIGAAALGLSALLATSAMAFLVVKWVGALYLVWMGVQMLRSKAGPQAVEGLQPASLWRIFRDGVVTNVLNPKVALFFLAFLPQFVDPSRGSTGLQFVLLGLLFDVTGTLWLAFLAGVAGGFGAWLRRNPRFAAWQQRVTGGVFVALGARLALQERT encoded by the coding sequence ATGCTCTTCGAGCCGACGCGCCTTCTGGCCTTCCTCCTCGCCGGAGTGGCCCTCAACCTCACCCCCGGGCCGGACACGATGTATGTGCTGGCGAGGAGCATGGGGCAGGGCCGTTCGGCGGGATTTGTCTCCGCGCTGGGCATCTGCGTGGGCTGCCTCTTCCACATTGGCGCCGCGGCCCTGGGCTTGTCGGCGCTGCTCGCCACCTCCGCGATGGCGTTCCTGGTGGTGAAGTGGGTGGGCGCGCTCTACCTGGTGTGGATGGGCGTGCAGATGCTGCGCAGCAAGGCGGGGCCCCAGGCGGTGGAGGGGCTTCAGCCCGCCAGCCTCTGGCGCATCTTCCGCGACGGCGTCGTCACCAACGTGCTCAACCCGAAGGTGGCCTTGTTCTTCCTGGCCTTCCTGCCGCAGTTCGTGGACCCGTCGCGGGGCTCCACGGGCCTGCAGTTCGTCCTGCTCGGGCTGCTGTTCGACGTGACGGGGACGCTGTGGCTCGCCTTCCTCGCGGGCGTGGCGGGAGGCTTTGGCGCCTGGCTGCGGCGCAACCCCCGCTTCGCCGCGTGGCAGCAGCGCGTGACGGGCGGCGTGTTCGTCGCGCTGGGCGCGAGGCTCGCGCTGCAGGAGCGCACGTAG
- a CDS encoding 50S ribosomal protein L25/general stress protein Ctc, producing the protein MSTEKSILEAKSREGSGKGFARRLRGQGLVPAVVYGKHVAKPVHIAVDPKAVRTAINTPHKFNTLIQLKLADGTHQVLLKDYQMDPVTREILHVDFIGVRENEAVKVNVPLVLTGKAQGVADGGLLTQARRELEVWALPAAIPERIEADVTALKIAEAMHVNDIKLPAGVSIKTNVNYTIAVLSAPEAAEAAPQAAAAAAAPAAAPAAKGGDKAAAPAAAAKAPAKK; encoded by the coding sequence ATGTCCACCGAGAAGAGCATCCTCGAGGCGAAGTCGCGTGAAGGTTCCGGCAAGGGCTTTGCCCGCCGTCTGCGTGGCCAGGGCCTGGTCCCCGCCGTTGTCTACGGCAAGCACGTGGCGAAGCCGGTGCACATCGCCGTGGACCCGAAGGCGGTCCGCACGGCCATCAACACGCCGCACAAGTTCAACACCCTCATCCAGCTGAAGCTGGCCGACGGCACCCACCAGGTCCTCCTGAAGGACTACCAGATGGACCCCGTCACCCGTGAAATCCTGCACGTGGATTTCATCGGCGTGCGTGAGAACGAGGCCGTGAAGGTGAACGTGCCGCTCGTGCTCACGGGCAAGGCGCAGGGCGTGGCGGACGGTGGTCTGCTCACCCAGGCCCGCCGCGAGCTCGAGGTCTGGGCCCTGCCGGCCGCCATCCCGGAGCGCATCGAGGCGGACGTGACGGCGCTGAAGATCGCCGAGGCCATGCACGTCAACGACATCAAGCTGCCGGCGGGCGTCTCCATCAAGACGAACGTCAACTACACCATCGCGGTGCTCAGCGCGCCCGAGGCGGCCGAGGCGGCTCCCCAGGCGGCGGCTGCTGCGGCGGCTCCGGCGGCGGCTCCCGCGGCCAAGGGTGGCGACAAGGCGGCGGCCCCCGCGGCGGCGGCCAAGGCTCCCGCGAAGAAGTAG
- a CDS encoding thymidine kinase has translation MHQFPKDIGWIEVICGSMFSGKTEELIRRVQRAVYGKQRVQVFKPRIDNRYDETQVVSHSKLKVTSTPLERAEEIFYKLEPDTQVVGIDEVQFFGAEVVAVVEALANKGLRVICAGLDQDYQGRPFEPMPQLMAVAEYVTKELAICVVCGNPANRSQRIVSSGERVVVGAAGAYEPRCRKCHVPEPTEGTPPQTLELFD, from the coding sequence GTGCACCAATTCCCCAAAGATATCGGGTGGATAGAGGTCATCTGCGGTTCCATGTTCTCCGGCAAGACGGAGGAACTGATCCGCCGTGTCCAGCGTGCCGTGTACGGCAAGCAGCGGGTACAGGTCTTCAAGCCTCGCATCGACAACCGGTACGACGAGACGCAGGTGGTGAGTCACTCCAAGTTGAAGGTGACTTCCACTCCGTTGGAGCGGGCTGAAGAGATTTTTTACAAGCTGGAGCCCGACACCCAGGTGGTGGGCATCGACGAGGTGCAGTTCTTCGGCGCCGAAGTCGTCGCGGTGGTGGAGGCGTTGGCCAACAAGGGCCTGCGCGTCATCTGCGCGGGGCTGGACCAGGACTATCAAGGTCGCCCCTTCGAGCCCATGCCGCAGTTGATGGCGGTGGCCGAGTACGTGACGAAGGAGCTGGCCATCTGCGTGGTTTGCGGCAATCCGGCCAATCGCTCCCAGCGCATCGTGTCCAGTGGTGAGCGCGTCGTCGTGGGCGCGGCCGGGGCGTATGAGCCGCGGTGCCGCAAGTGTCATGTGCCGGAGCCCACCGAGGGCACGCCGCCGCAGACGCTGGAGCTGTTCGACTGA
- the rpsF gene encoding 30S ribosomal protein S6, with the protein MAETQAAQRLREYETIFLVKPDLTDDNVDKLKERVRGIVGREGGKVLRFTVWGKKKTLFPVAKQPRAIYVHASYLGGAKLVAEIERNLKNLDEVTRYISVKLADEVDPETRPVLEDLKLAGDVEETRPGAAPDREGGFRGESSEESSSESEEESSEEA; encoded by the coding sequence ATGGCAGAGACGCAGGCCGCCCAGCGGCTTCGTGAGTACGAGACCATCTTCCTGGTCAAGCCGGACCTGACCGATGACAACGTGGACAAGCTCAAGGAGCGAGTCCGTGGCATCGTCGGCCGCGAGGGTGGCAAGGTCCTCCGCTTCACGGTGTGGGGCAAGAAGAAGACCCTGTTCCCTGTCGCCAAGCAGCCCCGCGCCATCTACGTGCACGCCAGCTACCTGGGCGGCGCGAAGCTGGTGGCGGAGATTGAGCGCAACCTGAAGAACCTCGATGAGGTCACCCGCTACATCTCCGTGAAGCTGGCGGATGAGGTGGACCCCGAGACGCGCCCGGTCCTCGAGGACCTGAAGCTGGCCGGTGACGTGGAGGAGACCCGTCCTGGCGCTGCGCCTGACCGCGAGGGTGGTTTCCGCGGCGAGAGCAGCGAAGAGTCCAGCAGCGAGTCGGAGGAGGAGTCGTCCGAGGAGGCCTGA